One window of the Catenulispora sp. MAP5-51 genome contains the following:
- a CDS encoding AAA family ATPase produces MTATEATVLRQHAEHAFAGELEALRKADADSGRPKPPRWKLSPWAVATYLLGGTLQDGTVITAKYIGPRRIVEIAIATLATDRALLLVGVPGTAKTWVSEHLAAAISGDSTLLVQGTAGTPEEAMRYGWNYAQLLAHGPSRDALVPSPLMRAMSTGAIARIEELTRIPADVQDTLITILSEKTLPIPELGQETQAEKGFSVIATANDRDKGVNDLSSALRRRFNTVVLPLPATAEEEIEIVSQRVKSLGKALELPEVPAAHEEIRRVVTVFRELRAGLTEDGKTKLKTPSGTLSPAEAISVVAGGIALAAHFGDGTLRPADVAAGILGAVVKDSSTDKLVWQEYLETVARGREGWTDFYRSCREVSA; encoded by the coding sequence ATGACTGCCACTGAAGCCACTGTCCTTCGCCAGCACGCCGAGCACGCCTTCGCCGGGGAACTGGAAGCCCTGCGCAAAGCCGACGCCGACTCCGGCCGTCCCAAGCCGCCGCGCTGGAAGCTCTCGCCATGGGCGGTCGCGACCTATCTGCTGGGCGGCACGCTGCAGGACGGCACCGTCATCACGGCGAAGTACATCGGCCCGCGGCGCATCGTCGAGATCGCCATCGCCACCCTGGCCACCGACCGCGCGCTGCTGCTGGTCGGCGTCCCGGGCACCGCGAAGACCTGGGTCTCCGAGCACCTGGCCGCGGCCATCTCCGGCGACTCCACGCTGCTGGTGCAGGGCACGGCCGGCACGCCGGAGGAGGCGATGCGCTACGGCTGGAACTACGCGCAGCTGCTGGCCCACGGCCCCTCGCGCGACGCGCTGGTCCCCAGCCCCCTGATGCGCGCCATGTCCACCGGCGCGATCGCCCGCATCGAGGAGCTCACCCGCATACCGGCCGACGTGCAGGACACGCTGATCACGATCCTGTCGGAGAAGACGCTGCCGATCCCGGAGCTAGGCCAGGAGACGCAGGCGGAGAAGGGCTTCAGCGTCATCGCCACCGCGAACGACCGCGACAAGGGCGTCAACGACCTGTCCTCGGCGCTGCGCCGCCGGTTCAACACCGTGGTCCTGCCGCTGCCGGCCACCGCCGAGGAGGAGATCGAGATCGTCTCCCAGCGGGTGAAGTCCCTCGGCAAGGCGCTGGAGCTGCCCGAGGTCCCGGCCGCGCACGAGGAGATCCGCCGCGTGGTCACGGTCTTCCGCGAGCTGCGCGCCGGCCTGACCGAGGACGGCAAGACCAAGCTGAAGACCCCCTCGGGCACCCTGTCCCCGGCCGAGGCGATCTCGGTGGTGGCCGGCGGCATCGCGCTGGCCGCGCACTTCGGCGACGGCACGCTGCGCCCGGCCGACGTGGCCGCCGGCATCCTCGGCGCGGTGGTGAAGGACTCCTCCACCGACAAGCTGGTGTGGCAGGAGTACCTGGAGACCGTCGCCCGTGGGCGCGAGGGCTGGACCGACTTCTACCGCAGCTGCCGCGAGGTCAGCGCCTGA